Part of the Halostella litorea genome is shown below.
GACGCCGAAGTGCTCGGCGACCGCGTCGAGGCGGGTGCGGTAGTACGAGCGGTTGTAGCTCCAGGCCTCGAAGGCGTTCTTCAGCGGCTTCGAGGGGTCCTGGAGGACAAGATCCTCGGAGACCTCTTTCGTCTCGCCGATCCCCTCGCACTCCGGACACGCGCCGTGGGGGCTGTTGAACGAGAACGAGCGGGTCTCGATCTCCGGGAGGTCGATCCCGCAGTGGGTGCAGGCCAGATCCTCGGAGAACTCGACGACGAGGCGGTCGTCCGTCTCGCCCGCGAGGTCGCCGGTCGAGCGGGCCTTCGTCCCGCCGAGTTCGGCGTCCTCCGGCGGGTCCGGCAGGATGACCTTGAGGACGCCGTCGGCCTCCTCCAGGGCAGTCTCGACGCTGTCGGCGATCCGCGAGCGCGCGTCCGGCGCGACCGTCACGCGGTCGACGATCACGTCTATCGTGTGGTCGTAGTTCTCGTCCAGTTCGGGCCGGTCCATCGTGAGGTCGTAGCGCTCGCCGTCGACCTCGACGCGGCTGTACCCCTCGCTCACGAGTTCGTCGAACCGGTCCTCGAACGCGCCCTTCTGGTCGCGGACGACCGGCGCGGCGAGCTTTGCGCGCGTCCCCTCGGGGAGTTCGAGCAGGCGCGTCACCATCTGCTGGGCGGACTGCTCGCCGACCTCGCGGCCGCACTCGGGACAGTGGGGCGTCCCGACGCGGGCGTACAGCAGGCGGAGGTAGTCGTGGAGTTCGGTGACCGTCCCCACCGTCGACCGGGGGTTGTTCGCGGCGTTCTTCTGGTCGATGGAGATAGCCGGCGAGAGCCCCTCGACGGTCTCGACCTGCGGCTTGTCCATCTGCCCGAGGAAGTTGCGGGCGTACGCCGACAGCGACTCGATGTAGCGGCGCTGCCCCTCGGCGTACACCGTCTCGAACGCGAGTGAGGACTTGCCCGACCCCGACAGCCCCGTCACGACGTTGAACTGCTCGCGGGGGATCTCGATGTCGAGGTCTTTGAGGTTGTTCTCCTCGGCCCCTCGGACCTCGATGTAGTCCTTGCTCATCTACGCGTTGCCAGGGACCCGGGGCGTGAAACCCTGTCGGTTCCGGGGCCACGCTCCGGCGACGCCGACACGTCAGTCCCCGATCCGGTCCGGCCGAATCCCGATCCGGACCGACCGGTGTTTCGCGCCCGGAAACACGCCGGGGGCGTTTAAGCGTCGCCGCCGAGAGGGTCCGACCATGCGCGACGCCTACGACATCAGCGGGGTCGAACTCACAGACGACCGCTACACCGTCGACCAGTCGCTGGTCCGGAACAAGTACAAGGCGACCGATTCGGCGGGGAACGTCGTCCTCCGGGGCAAGCAGAAGATGTTCAAGATGAAAGAGGAGTTCCCGTTCGTCGACGCCGACGGGGACGAGGTATTCACCGTGAAGGCGGGCGGCATCATCGACGTCGCCGGCAACTACGTCCTCTCGGACGCTCGGACGGGGACGAACCTGGTGATCCTCGACAACGACTACTCGATCTTCCGGGACGTCTGGACGATCCGCGACGCCGACACCGAGGAACCCCTGGCGACGATCTCCTCCCGCGGCGCGCTGACGACGCTCGCCCGGAACCTCCTGCCGTTCGGCGAGATCATCCCCCACAGGTACGAGATAGCCGACGCGAACGGCGACCACGTCGGCACCATCGACGGGCAGTTCTCGCTGCGCGACCGCTACGAGATCGCTATCGACGACGCGAGCGACGTGCCGAAGGAGCCGATCGTGGCCGCCGCGATGGTGATCGACGCGATACAGGACCACTAGGGCGGCGCGGCC
Proteins encoded:
- a CDS encoding LURP-one-related/scramblase family protein, whose product is MRDAYDISGVELTDDRYTVDQSLVRNKYKATDSAGNVVLRGKQKMFKMKEEFPFVDADGDEVFTVKAGGIIDVAGNYVLSDARTGTNLVILDNDYSIFRDVWTIRDADTEEPLATISSRGALTTLARNLLPFGEIIPHRYEIADANGDHVGTIDGQFSLRDRYEIAIDDASDVPKEPIVAAAMVIDAIQDH